One Candidatus Polarisedimenticolia bacterium genomic window carries:
- a CDS encoding sigma-54 dependent transcriptional regulator, with product MHPKANILIVDADADSVRNQTGILTRGGHRLVAVDRCALALERLRAQGFDLAIVAMDLPDLSGIELLARIKESSPEIPVVLTAARPEVETTILALRKGAYDFLKQPIAEDELLALAERAAQLKQMGSERRRALEELQTEKVKNFELRRNLQGQYAFSAILGKSPKMKQIHDLLQEVTGTDSTVLVMGESGTGKGLLARILHYNSLRAERPFVEANCAVYSEGILHSELFGHEKGAFTGAVKQKKGRFELADSGTIFLDEIGDISPATQLMLLRFLQERRFERVGGEQTIEVDVRVIAATNKNLQEGMERGSFRNDLFYRLNVIPIHIPPLRERVEDIPTLSMEFLERVSKKIGKTMRGFSSEAMEGMTRYSWPGNVRELENVIERTVILAKGDLIDLSDLPPNLKDGATEGAEVKLSLYENERLYILKTLAECNWNKKLAASVLGINRSSLYSKLKKYDIGRNPMN from the coding sequence GTGCATCCCAAGGCCAATATCCTCATCGTTGATGCGGACGCGGACTCGGTCCGCAATCAGACGGGAATCCTGACTCGCGGCGGTCACCGCCTCGTGGCGGTCGATCGCTGCGCGCTGGCGCTCGAGCGCCTGCGCGCCCAGGGGTTCGATCTCGCGATCGTCGCGATGGACCTGCCGGACTTGAGCGGCATCGAACTGCTCGCGCGGATCAAGGAATCGTCTCCCGAGATTCCGGTGGTGCTGACGGCGGCGCGACCGGAGGTCGAGACGACCATCCTGGCGCTCCGCAAGGGGGCGTATGACTTCCTCAAGCAGCCGATCGCGGAGGACGAGCTCCTGGCGCTCGCCGAGAGGGCGGCGCAGCTCAAGCAGATGGGAAGCGAGCGGCGTCGGGCGCTCGAGGAGCTGCAGACGGAGAAGGTGAAGAACTTCGAGCTGCGACGCAACCTGCAAGGCCAGTATGCGTTCAGCGCCATCCTCGGGAAGAGCCCGAAGATGAAGCAGATTCACGACCTGCTGCAGGAGGTCACGGGCACCGACTCAACCGTCCTGGTCATGGGAGAGAGCGGCACCGGCAAGGGCCTGCTGGCCCGCATCCTTCACTACAACTCGTTGCGGGCCGAGCGTCCTTTCGTGGAGGCCAACTGCGCCGTCTACTCCGAGGGGATCCTCCATTCGGAGCTCTTCGGACACGAAAAGGGGGCCTTCACGGGCGCGGTCAAGCAGAAGAAGGGCCGCTTCGAGCTCGCCGACTCGGGGACCATCTTCCTGGACGAGATCGGCGACATCTCCCCCGCGACGCAGCTCATGCTCCTGCGCTTCCTCCAGGAAAGGCGGTTCGAGCGCGTGGGCGGCGAGCAGACCATCGAGGTCGACGTCCGCGTCATTGCGGCGACCAACAAGAACCTGCAGGAGGGGATGGAGCGCGGCAGCTTCCGCAACGATCTGTTCTACCGACTGAACGTCATCCCGATCCACATCCCGCCCCTGCGCGAGCGCGTCGAGGACATTCCGACCCTGAGCATGGAGTTCCTCGAGCGGGTGTCCAAGAAGATCGGCAAGACGATGCGCGGTTTCTCGAGCGAGGCGATGGAGGGCATGACGCGGTACTCCTGGCCGGGGAACGTCCGCGAGCTGGAGAACGTCATCGAGCGCACGGTGATCCTCGCCAAGGGGGATCTCATCGATCTGAGCGACCTGCCTCCCAACCTCAAGGACGGCGCGACCGAAGGGGCCGAGGTCAAGCTCTCGCTGTATGAGAACGAGCGCCTCTACATCCTCAAGACCCTTGCCGAGTGCAACTGGAACAAGAAGCTGGCCGCCTCGGTGCTCGGCATCAATCGTAGCAGCCTCTACAGCAAGCTCAAGAAGTACGACATCGGGCGCAACCCGATGAACTGA
- a CDS encoding tetratricopeptide repeat protein has translation MSRPVLSRPRARRLAAAALALAAALPARAATPPPDSGSLIRSGLKELHDGLYGKAEATFRSAARAAPDDPAPQMFIAFTYWWRTLEDRGDRSWDAPFLSAVESAVASGERLLEVDPRDRRVLVAVGTVHILRSQVEAMRKNLFKAGQEARRGKKKLEAALAVDPGYADALFGLGAYNYYTEKIPGLARGLLFMPRGDSELGLAQLKTLAASDAYFSADARLLLALICGHRDERCYGDAMAHLKEARRRNPDSPLVQGSMAGLEMRLGEYSSAVRDLDSALAAAAGPGKERLRQRRTLRVYLADALVSDWRLDRAEGILRTVGDPASLPPRERQVVERLRVELAFKRGDGAGGSAGGGPSLRSLVESALRAQDGKRDEEARRLLATAAGAFPQSPLPRFLSGRLEFLAGRYQEAEGSFQAALERAPSPPPWMSGWILLYRGLSEKALGRRLGARAHFQAASEVRHFRSIDRAWLELQEGVPPHGRCAP, from the coding sequence GTGTCGCGCCCTGTCCTGTCACGCCCGCGCGCCCGCCGCCTGGCCGCCGCGGCCCTGGCGCTCGCCGCCGCACTTCCCGCGCGGGCCGCGACCCCTCCCCCCGATTCCGGGAGCCTCATACGCTCCGGTCTCAAGGAGCTCCACGACGGTCTCTACGGGAAGGCCGAGGCGACCTTCCGCTCCGCCGCCCGCGCGGCGCCAGACGATCCGGCGCCGCAGATGTTCATCGCCTTCACGTACTGGTGGCGCACGCTGGAGGATCGCGGCGATCGCTCGTGGGACGCTCCGTTCCTGTCGGCGGTGGAGAGCGCGGTGGCGTCGGGCGAGCGCCTCCTGGAGGTCGACCCCCGCGATCGCCGCGTCCTCGTTGCGGTCGGCACGGTGCATATCCTCAGGTCCCAGGTCGAAGCGATGCGCAAAAACCTCTTCAAGGCGGGACAGGAAGCCCGACGCGGGAAGAAAAAACTGGAGGCCGCGCTCGCGGTCGATCCGGGTTATGCCGACGCGCTGTTCGGGCTGGGCGCCTACAACTACTACACCGAGAAGATTCCGGGCCTGGCGCGAGGGCTCCTGTTCATGCCGCGCGGCGATTCCGAGCTGGGGCTCGCGCAGCTGAAGACGCTCGCCGCATCGGACGCCTATTTCAGCGCCGACGCCCGCCTTCTCCTGGCCCTCATCTGCGGGCACCGCGACGAGCGCTGCTACGGAGACGCCATGGCGCACCTGAAGGAGGCGCGCCGGAGAAATCCCGACTCGCCGCTGGTCCAGGGATCGATGGCCGGGCTGGAGATGCGCCTCGGGGAGTACTCGAGCGCCGTACGCGACCTGGACTCGGCCCTGGCGGCGGCCGCCGGCCCCGGGAAGGAGCGTCTCCGGCAGCGCCGCACGCTGCGGGTCTACCTGGCGGACGCCCTGGTGTCGGACTGGCGCCTGGACCGGGCCGAGGGGATCCTGCGCACGGTGGGCGACCCGGCCTCGCTGCCGCCCCGCGAGCGGCAGGTGGTGGAGCGGCTGAGAGTCGAGCTGGCCTTCAAGAGGGGCGACGGGGCCGGCGGGTCCGCTGGCGGAGGGCCGTCCCTGCGCTCTCTCGTGGAGTCCGCCCTGCGCGCCCAGGACGGGAAGCGGGATGAAGAGGCCCGCCGCCTTCTCGCAACTGCGGCCGGGGCGTTCCCACAAAGCCCTCTGCCCCGCTTCCTGTCAGGGCGACTCGAATTCCTGGCGGGCCGCTACCAGGAGGCCGAAGGCTCGTTCCAGGCGGCGCTCGAGCGCGCGCCGAGTCCGCCGCCATGGATGTCGGGATGGATCCTGCTGTACCGCGGCCTGTCCGAGAAGGCGCTCGGTCGCCGCCTGGGCGCGCGCGCGCATTTTCAGGCGGCCAGCGAAGTGCGGCATTTCCGTTCGATCGATCGCGCGTGGCTCGAGCTTCAGGAAGGGGTGCCCCCGCACGGGCGGTGCGCACCCTGA
- a CDS encoding lytic transglycosylase domain-containing protein — protein sequence MRRRAAVPVRFRWAVLALPVVTAALPDAFADVALLRNGRSLAVTDFRRDGDRIVLMMEGGGQIALLQDQVVAIRRDETTDRTPRPAPVVPPASPDGTSMAGAPEPVLDSGPPDGAKGPEEDGPIEIGPGEVFDRQALRDLAARIARRHRVDEALVLAVIEVESRYDAFAVSPRGAMGLMQLMPQTAARFAVGNAFNPVENLDGGVRYLKELLERYSGQVRLALAAYNAGEQAVDRFGGIPPFRETEQYVVRVTRALSR from the coding sequence ATGCGACGACGCGCAGCGGTCCCCGTGCGGTTCCGATGGGCGGTGCTGGCACTGCCGGTGGTGACCGCGGCTCTCCCCGATGCCTTCGCGGATGTCGCGCTCCTGCGCAATGGCCGTTCCCTGGCCGTCACCGATTTCCGCCGCGACGGGGACCGAATCGTCCTGATGATGGAGGGGGGAGGGCAGATCGCCCTGCTCCAGGATCAGGTTGTGGCAATCCGTCGCGACGAGACGACAGACAGGACACCGCGACCGGCGCCGGTCGTTCCGCCGGCATCACCGGACGGAACGTCCATGGCTGGGGCCCCGGAACCGGTCCTGGACAGCGGACCGCCGGACGGCGCCAAGGGTCCCGAGGAGGACGGCCCGATCGAGATTGGCCCGGGCGAGGTCTTCGATCGCCAGGCGCTGCGCGACCTGGCCGCCCGCATCGCGCGCAGGCACCGGGTGGACGAGGCGCTCGTGCTGGCGGTGATCGAAGTGGAATCACGGTACGACGCCTTCGCGGTGTCGCCGCGCGGCGCGATGGGGCTGATGCAGCTCATGCCCCAGACCGCGGCCCGCTTCGCCGTCGGGAACGCCTTCAACCCCGTCGAGAATCTCGACGGCGGGGTGCGCTACCTGAAGGAGCTCCTCGAACGGTACAGCGGGCAGGTCCGTCTCGCTCTGGCGGCCTACAACGCGGGCGAGCAGGCGGTCGATCGGTTCGGCGGGATCCCTCCGTTCCGTGAGACCGAGCAGTACGTGGTGCGGGTGACGCGCGCCCTGTCGCGCTAG
- the mutL gene encoding DNA mismatch repair endonuclease MutL: MGTIRVLDPNVANQIAAGEVVERPASVVKELLENALDAGASRVDVAVEGGGADRIVVGDDGSGMERDDALLAFERHATSKIRRAADLQAIGSYGFRGEALPSIASVSRLVLTTSTGGTRGIRVRLRAGRILAVEPAPHPRGTTVEVEGLFANAPARRKFLRAAATETSHLAAVLTRVAAARPGITFSLKSGGRDLLSWPAVPDYRARVAQIVGRDDAPRLIAVDGRAGAMRVQGLASGPSLSRSTSTDQNLFVNGRPIRDRRLLHAIQAAYATLLPKGRYPLLYLFLTVPADEVDVNVHPAKAEVRFLKAGAVHDLVREALLEALGVSRPFYSLGPRHAAAVAEPDSAPLPSGASLPHAPELRAGERPVESPAGAPAPLFDAVALSPLAQFRDTYILASAPDGLVIVDQHAAHERVLYERFLAEHRSGRVAVQKLLFPVTVEVAPAEHLGFAEARAALEGLGFGIAPFGDRTLIVDEIPAFVPAGSVPRLVRELLREILDWREADGIDRLRHRIVATSACHAAVTANHPLDAPRMRAIMNDLMGTDMPMTCPHGRPVLLRFSLDRLEREFHRK; the protein is encoded by the coding sequence CTGGAAAACGCCCTGGACGCCGGGGCATCCCGGGTGGACGTGGCCGTGGAAGGGGGGGGCGCGGACCGCATCGTGGTCGGCGACGACGGCTCCGGAATGGAGCGGGACGACGCCCTCCTGGCCTTCGAGCGCCACGCGACGAGCAAGATCCGACGGGCCGCCGATCTGCAGGCGATCGGGAGCTACGGATTCCGCGGCGAGGCCCTGCCTTCGATCGCCTCCGTGTCACGTTTGGTCCTGACCACCTCGACGGGAGGGACCCGGGGAATCCGCGTGAGGTTGCGGGCGGGGCGGATCCTCGCCGTCGAGCCGGCGCCCCATCCGCGCGGCACGACCGTCGAGGTGGAGGGCCTGTTCGCCAACGCCCCGGCGCGTCGCAAGTTCCTGCGCGCGGCGGCCACGGAGACGTCGCACCTTGCGGCCGTCCTGACCCGGGTCGCGGCCGCCCGTCCGGGAATCACCTTTTCCCTGAAGAGTGGCGGCCGCGACCTGCTGTCGTGGCCGGCCGTGCCCGATTACCGCGCGCGGGTGGCGCAGATCGTCGGCCGGGACGACGCACCGCGCCTGATCGCGGTCGATGGGCGCGCCGGGGCGATGCGGGTCCAGGGCCTCGCCTCGGGCCCCTCCCTGAGCCGGTCCACGTCGACGGACCAGAACCTGTTCGTGAACGGCCGCCCAATCCGGGACCGGCGCCTGCTGCACGCCATCCAGGCGGCCTACGCCACGCTTCTCCCGAAGGGCCGGTACCCGCTCCTGTACCTGTTCCTGACGGTGCCCGCGGACGAGGTCGACGTGAATGTCCACCCCGCCAAGGCGGAGGTGCGCTTCCTGAAGGCGGGAGCCGTGCACGACCTGGTGCGGGAGGCGCTGCTGGAGGCGCTGGGAGTCAGCCGGCCCTTCTACAGCCTGGGGCCGCGACACGCGGCCGCCGTGGCCGAGCCGGACAGCGCCCCCCTGCCTTCGGGCGCGTCCCTTCCCCATGCGCCTGAGCTTCGGGCGGGGGAGCGGCCGGTCGAGTCGCCGGCCGGCGCGCCGGCGCCCCTGTTCGATGCCGTGGCCCTCTCCCCCCTGGCCCAGTTCCGTGACACCTACATCCTGGCGTCCGCCCCCGACGGTCTGGTCATCGTCGACCAGCACGCGGCGCACGAGCGCGTCCTCTACGAGCGCTTCCTGGCCGAGCACCGCTCCGGCCGCGTCGCAGTCCAGAAGCTCCTGTTTCCCGTGACGGTGGAGGTCGCGCCGGCCGAGCACCTCGGCTTCGCGGAGGCGCGCGCGGCGCTCGAAGGGCTCGGCTTCGGCATCGCGCCGTTCGGCGACCGCACGCTCATCGTGGACGAAATCCCCGCCTTCGTCCCGGCCGGGTCCGTGCCGCGCCTGGTGCGCGAGCTGCTGCGTGAAATCCTCGACTGGCGCGAGGCGGACGGCATCGATCGCCTGCGGCACCGGATCGTCGCCACCTCCGCCTGCCACGCGGCGGTCACCGCGAACCATCCTCTGGATGCCCCGAGGATGAGGGCGATCATGAACGACCTGATGGGGACCGACATGCCGATGACCTGCCCGCACGGCCGTCCGGTCCTGCTCCGGTTCAGCCTCGATCGGCTGGAGCGGGAGTTTCACCGAAAATGA